Sequence from the Gemmatimonadaceae bacterium genome:
CACGCCGAGAGCCCGGCCTCGATCCCCATCATCTGCGGGTGGATGGAACCGTCGACCACGCCGCACACGCCGGGGACGAGTCCCGTATCGCCGGCAATCGCCATCACGCACGTCGCGGTTCCGATGACGTTCACGATGTCCCCCTCGGCGATTCCCGCGCCGATCGCGTCCCAGTGCGCGTCAAAGGCACCAACAGGAACGGGGATTCCGGCGGTGAGGCCGAGCTTCTCCGCCCACTCGCTGCATAACGAGCCGGCGATCCGGTCCGAGGTGTGATAGGGGCCATCGAGCTTCTCCCGCACTCCGGCCAGCAGCGGGTCGACGGCGACGAAGAACTCCTCGGGCGGGTAGCCGCCCAGCGAGGCGTTCCACAACCACTTGTGCCCCATGGCGCAGATGGAGCGTGGCACCTGGCGGTGGTCGGTGATCCCGCACAGCACAGCGGCGACCATGTCGCAGTGCTCGAATGCCGTGACGAGCGCGCGGCGCTTGTCGGGGTTGTGGCGCAGCCAGTGGAGGAGCTTGGCCCACCCCCACTCCGACGAGTAGACCCCGCCGCACCAGTCGATCGCTGCGACCTTCATATCGTGCGCGACCTTCGTGATGAGCGCCGCCTCGTTCTTGGCGCGATGGTCGCACCACAGGTAGTAGTCGTCGAGCGGGACGAGCCCCTCGCCGACGGGGATCACCGTCGACCCGGTGGTGTCGAGCGCGATCGCCTTCACCTCGCTCTCCGTCACCCCCGCCGACTGCAACGCCCTGGCCATGGCATCGACCAGGGCGCGCATATGGTCGTCGTGCGACTGGGTGGCGAAGTCCGGGTCATTCCGGTCGCGCTTGACGACGTACTCCGAAACCCCGTGCCCGATGACCGCGCTCTCGTTATGCACGATGGAGACGCGCACGCTCTGCGTCCCGAAATCCACGCCGGCAACGATGGTCATGGGCTAGGCGTGCC
This genomic interval carries:
- a CDS encoding ribulokinase, with the translated sequence MTIVAGVDFGTQSVRVSIVHNESAVIGHGVSEYVVKRDRNDPDFATQSHDDHMRALVDAMARALQSAGVTESEVKAIALDTTGSTVIPVGEGLVPLDDYYLWCDHRAKNEAALITKVAHDMKVAAIDWCGGVYSSEWGWAKLLHWLRHNPDKRRALVTAFEHCDMVAAVLCGITDHRQVPRSICAMGHKWLWNASLGGYPPEEFFVAVDPLLAGVREKLDGPYHTSDRIAGSLCSEWAEKLGLTAGIPVPVGAFDAHWDAIGAGIAEGDIVNVIGTATCVMAIAGDTGLVPGVCGVVDGSIHPQMMGIEAGLSACGYLFESLSARTGRSAAELSSGFDAYRGGQTGLLHLTWENGDRTVLVNPFLGGVTLGWTLNSTAEDDLFAAIEGTAFHTRIILDRMREHGVPIRRVIHGGGIPQKNAALNRIYASVLNLPVLVPETPITSLGSAIFAFLACGAFTSVQEAQVALCPAYREIQPDARDVATYEKLYALYRELYFALGEPGSAPVGIGHVLPAIREIAAGVRGGELRNA